The following coding sequences lie in one Xylocopa sonorina isolate GNS202 chromosome 15, iyXylSono1_principal, whole genome shotgun sequence genomic window:
- the LOC143430641 gene encoding uncharacterized protein LOC143430641 — MVLVHEREKITCVATKRDKERQETVTGDSETLAAVLSPRSTWNWSPPGHLHWLFAIVALELNRWQLLRPVTKVGSEHLRICTVPLVGLGSLFFGFRPCWIDWFWYCA; from the exons ATGGTGCTCGTTCACGAGAGGGAGAAG ATAACCTGCGTCGCGACAAAGAGGGACAAAGAGCGTCAGGAAACTGTAACTGGAGACTCTGAGACCCTAGCAGCTGTATTAAGTCCACGTTCGACTTGGAACTGGTCTCCCCCTGGGCACCTGCACTGGCTATTTGCGATTGTTGCCTTGGAACTGAATCGCTGGCAGCTCCTTCGTCCGGTGACCAAGGTTGGTTCTGAGCACCTGAGGATTTGCACTGTGCCTCTGGTGGGTTTGGGTTCGCTGTTTTTTGGTTTTCGTCCCTGTTGGATTGATTGGTTTTGGTATTGTGCGTAG